The Alosa sapidissima isolate fAloSap1 chromosome 5, fAloSap1.pri, whole genome shotgun sequence genome has a window encoding:
- the tmem120a gene encoding ion channel TACAN isoform X2 — protein sequence MKERPNVFFEMEAFLPKKNGLYLSLVLGNVNVTLLNKHAKFAYKDEYEKFKLYLTVLLLIFSFTCRFLLTYRTVDALFNFLLVWYYCTLTIRESILISNGSKIKGWWVFQHYVSTFLSGVMLTWPEGELYQMFRSQFLSYSLYINFVQFLQYYYQSGCLYRLRALGERHNMDLTVEGFQSWMWRGLTFLLPFLFCGHFFQLHNAVTLFRMTQLPEWKEWQVLMCSATFLILFMGNFFTTLGAVYQKYMNQDKAKAP from the exons ATGAAGGAGAGGCCCAATGTGTTCTTCGAAATGGAGGCCTTCCTACCAAAGAAGAATGG GTTATACCTCAGTCTTGTTCTTGGGAATGTGAATGTCACTCTGCTGAATAAACATGCCAA GTTTGCCTACAAGGACGAGTACGAGAAGTTTAAACTCTATCTGACCGTCCTGCTCCTGATCTTCTCCTTCACATGCCGCTTCCTGCTCACTTACAG gacGGTGGACGCGTTGTTTAACTTCCTGTTAGTGTGGTACTACTGCACTCTCACCATTCGTGAAAGTATCCTCATCAGCAACGGCTCAAA GATCAAAGGCTGGTGGGTGTTTCAGCATTATGTCTCAACCTTCCTCTCCGGAGTGATGCTCACATG GCCAGAAGGGGAACTCTACCAGATGTTCAGAAGCCAGTTCCTCTCATACTCCTTGTACATAA ACTTTGTGCAGTTCCTTCAGTACTACTACCAGAGTGGCTGTCTGTACCGGCTACGAGCACTGGGCGAGAGACACAACATGGACCTGACAGTAG agGGTTTCCAGTCGTGGATGTGGAGAGGCCTGACTTTCCTGCTGCCCTTCCTCTTCTGTGGCCAC ttcTTCCAGCTCCATAACGCAGTGACTCTCTTCAGGATGACCCAGCTGCCTGAATGGAAGGAGTGGCAG GTCCTGATGTGCAGTGCCACGTTCCTCATTCTCTTTATGGGCAACTTCTTCACCACTCTGGGGGCCGTCTACCAAAAATACATGAACCAGGACAAGGCCAAGGCTCCGTAA
- the tmem120a gene encoding ion channel TACAN isoform X1, protein MLFTPNSLGECLQEWEDLEKDYQQIQETHRLYKQKLEEVSKLQDACSTSIARQRKRLKELSGSLDECRQSGGPDSLLAIEEIQECMKERPNVFFEMEAFLPKKNGLYLSLVLGNVNVTLLNKHAKFAYKDEYEKFKLYLTVLLLIFSFTCRFLLTYRTVDALFNFLLVWYYCTLTIRESILISNGSKIKGWWVFQHYVSTFLSGVMLTWPEGELYQMFRSQFLSYSLYINFVQFLQYYYQSGCLYRLRALGERHNMDLTVEGFQSWMWRGLTFLLPFLFCGHFFQLHNAVTLFRMTQLPEWKEWQVLMCSATFLILFMGNFFTTLGAVYQKYMNQDKAKAP, encoded by the exons ATGCTGTTTACACCGAACAGTTTGGGAGAATGTCTTCAGGAATGGGAAGATTTAGAAAAAGACTATCAACAAATCCAG GAGACCCACCGGTTATATAAACAGAAGCTGGAGGAGGTCTCAAAACTACAAGACGCGTGCTCCACCTCCATCGCACGGCAAAGGAAGAGGCTGAAAGAGCTGTCCGGGTCCCTTGACGA ATGCAGGCAGAGTGGAGGGCCAGACAGCCTGCTTGCCATCGAGGAGATTCAGGAGTGCATGAAGGAGAGGCCCAATGTGTTCTTCGAAATGGAGGCCTTCCTACCAAAGAAGAATGG GTTATACCTCAGTCTTGTTCTTGGGAATGTGAATGTCACTCTGCTGAATAAACATGCCAA GTTTGCCTACAAGGACGAGTACGAGAAGTTTAAACTCTATCTGACCGTCCTGCTCCTGATCTTCTCCTTCACATGCCGCTTCCTGCTCACTTACAG gacGGTGGACGCGTTGTTTAACTTCCTGTTAGTGTGGTACTACTGCACTCTCACCATTCGTGAAAGTATCCTCATCAGCAACGGCTCAAA GATCAAAGGCTGGTGGGTGTTTCAGCATTATGTCTCAACCTTCCTCTCCGGAGTGATGCTCACATG GCCAGAAGGGGAACTCTACCAGATGTTCAGAAGCCAGTTCCTCTCATACTCCTTGTACATAA ACTTTGTGCAGTTCCTTCAGTACTACTACCAGAGTGGCTGTCTGTACCGGCTACGAGCACTGGGCGAGAGACACAACATGGACCTGACAGTAG agGGTTTCCAGTCGTGGATGTGGAGAGGCCTGACTTTCCTGCTGCCCTTCCTCTTCTGTGGCCAC ttcTTCCAGCTCCATAACGCAGTGACTCTCTTCAGGATGACCCAGCTGCCTGAATGGAAGGAGTGGCAG GTCCTGATGTGCAGTGCCACGTTCCTCATTCTCTTTATGGGCAACTTCTTCACCACTCTGGGGGCCGTCTACCAAAAATACATGAACCAGGACAAGGCCAAGGCTCCGTAA
- the styxl1 gene encoding serine/threonine/tyrosine-interacting-like protein 1 isoform X3, translating into MPAVILCESSQLYNILNQRVRVSRVAECNYLCLIDARTEEQYNSGHIITARHAKWDNSGNVVLPLNMEVEGIRYIIVYDVNSSSLSGSGTAHKCAETLAKVSLYPVHLLSGGYKRFSALYPFFRTQKILYTIKELESLSSYPVEILPGLLYMGDYKQATTPFMMKDLKVSAFVNVSDQSSIIFEKGHRSILDVRVADTMQANLYSSFDRICMFVGCLGPCTTMQEQHAAKPCICATAIRLGTAVTGTKNDRHFRAKLLRKDAKQK; encoded by the exons ATGCCTGCGGTAATTCTTTGTGAGTCGTCTCAACTATACAATATTCTTAATCAACGCGTCCGTGTTTCGCGTGTTGCCGAATGCAATTACCTTTGTTTGATTG ATGCACGAACTGAAGAACAGTATAACTCGGGGCACATCATAACAGCTCGACATGCTAAATGG GATAATAGTGGAAATGTTGTTTTACCCCTCAATATGGAGGTCGAAGGTATAAGATACATTATTGTGTATGACGTCAACTCCAGTTCTTTGTCGGGTTCAG GTACGGCTCACAAGTGTGCTGAAACTCTGGCAAAAGTAAGCCTCTACCCAGTTCATCTTCTCAGTGGAGGTTACAAACGGTTCTCTGCACTCTACCCTTTCTTCAGAACGCAGAAaattctttacaccatcaag GAACTGGAGAGCTTGTCATCGTATCCAGTGGAAATTTTGCCAGGTCTGCTGTATATGGGTGATTACAAGCAAGCGACTACTCCTTTCATGATGAAAGATCTGAAAGTCAGCGCTTTTGTCAACGTGTCTGACCAAAGCAGTATCAT TTTTGAAAAAGGACACCGAAGCATTCTAGACGTGCGAGTGGCAGATACTATGCAGGCTAATTTGTATAGCTCCTTTGACAGGATTTGCATGTTTGTTG GATGCCTGGGCCCATGTACTACAATGCAAGAACAGCATGCGGCCAAACCGTGCATTTGTGCAACAGCTATCCGACTGGGAACTGCAGTCACTGGGACAAAGAATGACAGACATTTCAGAGCCAAACTACTGAGGAAGGACGCAAAGCAAAAATAG
- the styxl1 gene encoding serine/threonine/tyrosine-interacting-like protein 1 isoform X1, with the protein MPAVILCESSQLYNILNQRVRVSRVAECNYLCLIDARTEEQYNSGHIITARHAKWDNSGNVVLPLNMEVEGIRYIIVYDVNSSSLSGSGTAHKCAETLAKVSLYPVHLLSGGYKRFSALYPFFRTQKILYTIKELESLSSYPVEILPGLLYMGDYKQATTPFMMKDLKVSAFVNVSDQSSIIFEKGHRSILDVRVADTMQANLYSSFDRICMFVGSRLKAGTTVMIFSSLGISRCSAVTMAVLVGHLKYSLKDAWAHVLQCKNSMRPNRAFVQQLSDWELQSLGQRMTDISEPNY; encoded by the exons ATGCCTGCGGTAATTCTTTGTGAGTCGTCTCAACTATACAATATTCTTAATCAACGCGTCCGTGTTTCGCGTGTTGCCGAATGCAATTACCTTTGTTTGATTG ATGCACGAACTGAAGAACAGTATAACTCGGGGCACATCATAACAGCTCGACATGCTAAATGG GATAATAGTGGAAATGTTGTTTTACCCCTCAATATGGAGGTCGAAGGTATAAGATACATTATTGTGTATGACGTCAACTCCAGTTCTTTGTCGGGTTCAG GTACGGCTCACAAGTGTGCTGAAACTCTGGCAAAAGTAAGCCTCTACCCAGTTCATCTTCTCAGTGGAGGTTACAAACGGTTCTCTGCACTCTACCCTTTCTTCAGAACGCAGAAaattctttacaccatcaag GAACTGGAGAGCTTGTCATCGTATCCAGTGGAAATTTTGCCAGGTCTGCTGTATATGGGTGATTACAAGCAAGCGACTACTCCTTTCATGATGAAAGATCTGAAAGTCAGCGCTTTTGTCAACGTGTCTGACCAAAGCAGTATCAT TTTTGAAAAAGGACACCGAAGCATTCTAGACGTGCGAGTGGCAGATACTATGCAGGCTAATTTGTATAGCTCCTTTGACAGGATTTGCATGTTTGTTG GCTCACGTCTGAAAGCTGGAACCACCGTCATGATCTTCTCCAGCCTTGGGATCAGCCGCTGCAGCGCGGTGACCATGGCCGTCCTCGTAGGGCACCTGAAGTACTCGCTGAAG GATGCCTGGGCCCATGTACTACAATGCAAGAACAGCATGCGGCCAAACCGTGCATTTGTGCAACAGCTATCCGACTGGGAACTGCAGTCACTGGGACAAAGAATGACAGACATTTCAGAGCCAAACTACTGA
- the styxl1 gene encoding serine/threonine/tyrosine-interacting-like protein 1 isoform X2, giving the protein MPAVILYARTEEQYNSGHIITARHAKWDNSGNVVLPLNMEVEGIRYIIVYDVNSSSLSGSGTAHKCAETLAKVSLYPVHLLSGGYKRFSALYPFFRTQKILYTIKELESLSSYPVEILPGLLYMGDYKQATTPFMMKDLKVSAFVNVSDQSSIIFEKGHRSILDVRVADTMQANLYSSFDRICMFVGSRLKAGTTVMIFSSLGISRCSAVTMAVLVGHLKYSLKDAWAHVLQCKNSMRPNRAFVQQLSDWELQSLGQRMTDISEPNY; this is encoded by the exons ATGCCTGCGGTAATTCTTT ATGCACGAACTGAAGAACAGTATAACTCGGGGCACATCATAACAGCTCGACATGCTAAATGG GATAATAGTGGAAATGTTGTTTTACCCCTCAATATGGAGGTCGAAGGTATAAGATACATTATTGTGTATGACGTCAACTCCAGTTCTTTGTCGGGTTCAG GTACGGCTCACAAGTGTGCTGAAACTCTGGCAAAAGTAAGCCTCTACCCAGTTCATCTTCTCAGTGGAGGTTACAAACGGTTCTCTGCACTCTACCCTTTCTTCAGAACGCAGAAaattctttacaccatcaag GAACTGGAGAGCTTGTCATCGTATCCAGTGGAAATTTTGCCAGGTCTGCTGTATATGGGTGATTACAAGCAAGCGACTACTCCTTTCATGATGAAAGATCTGAAAGTCAGCGCTTTTGTCAACGTGTCTGACCAAAGCAGTATCAT TTTTGAAAAAGGACACCGAAGCATTCTAGACGTGCGAGTGGCAGATACTATGCAGGCTAATTTGTATAGCTCCTTTGACAGGATTTGCATGTTTGTTG GCTCACGTCTGAAAGCTGGAACCACCGTCATGATCTTCTCCAGCCTTGGGATCAGCCGCTGCAGCGCGGTGACCATGGCCGTCCTCGTAGGGCACCTGAAGTACTCGCTGAAG GATGCCTGGGCCCATGTACTACAATGCAAGAACAGCATGCGGCCAAACCGTGCATTTGTGCAACAGCTATCCGACTGGGAACTGCAGTCACTGGGACAAAGAATGACAGACATTTCAGAGCCAAACTACTGA
- the styxl1 gene encoding serine/threonine/tyrosine-interacting-like protein 1 isoform X5, whose product MPAVILCESSQLYNILNQRVRVSRVAECNYLCLIDARTEEQYNSGHIITARHAKWDNSGNVVLPLNMEVEGIRYIIVYDVNSSSLSGSGTAHKCAETLAKVSLYPVHLLSGGYKRFSALYPFFRTQKILYTIKELESLSSYPVEILPGLLYMGDYKQATTPFMMKDLKVSAFVNVSDQSSIIFEKGHRSILDVRVADTMQANLYSSFDRICMFVV is encoded by the exons ATGCCTGCGGTAATTCTTTGTGAGTCGTCTCAACTATACAATATTCTTAATCAACGCGTCCGTGTTTCGCGTGTTGCCGAATGCAATTACCTTTGTTTGATTG ATGCACGAACTGAAGAACAGTATAACTCGGGGCACATCATAACAGCTCGACATGCTAAATGG GATAATAGTGGAAATGTTGTTTTACCCCTCAATATGGAGGTCGAAGGTATAAGATACATTATTGTGTATGACGTCAACTCCAGTTCTTTGTCGGGTTCAG GTACGGCTCACAAGTGTGCTGAAACTCTGGCAAAAGTAAGCCTCTACCCAGTTCATCTTCTCAGTGGAGGTTACAAACGGTTCTCTGCACTCTACCCTTTCTTCAGAACGCAGAAaattctttacaccatcaag GAACTGGAGAGCTTGTCATCGTATCCAGTGGAAATTTTGCCAGGTCTGCTGTATATGGGTGATTACAAGCAAGCGACTACTCCTTTCATGATGAAAGATCTGAAAGTCAGCGCTTTTGTCAACGTGTCTGACCAAAGCAGTATCAT TTTTGAAAAAGGACACCGAAGCATTCTAGACGTGCGAGTGGCAGATACTATGCAGGCTAATTTGTATAGCTCCTTTGACAGGATTTGCATGTTTGTTG TTTGA
- the styxl1 gene encoding serine/threonine/tyrosine-interacting-like protein 1 isoform X4 yields the protein MPAVILCESSQLYNILNQRVRVSRVAECNYLCLIDARTEEQYNSGHIITARHAKWDNSGNVVLPLNMEVEGIRYIIVYDVNSSSLSGSGTAHKCAETLAKVSLYPVHLLSGGYKRFSALYPFFRTQKILYTIKELESLSSYPVEILPGLLYMGDYKQATTPFMMKDLKVSAFVNVSDQSSIIFEKGHRSILDVRVADTMQANLYSSFDRICMFVVCLLPSYYKHDGFPFVGWLV from the exons ATGCCTGCGGTAATTCTTTGTGAGTCGTCTCAACTATACAATATTCTTAATCAACGCGTCCGTGTTTCGCGTGTTGCCGAATGCAATTACCTTTGTTTGATTG ATGCACGAACTGAAGAACAGTATAACTCGGGGCACATCATAACAGCTCGACATGCTAAATGG GATAATAGTGGAAATGTTGTTTTACCCCTCAATATGGAGGTCGAAGGTATAAGATACATTATTGTGTATGACGTCAACTCCAGTTCTTTGTCGGGTTCAG GTACGGCTCACAAGTGTGCTGAAACTCTGGCAAAAGTAAGCCTCTACCCAGTTCATCTTCTCAGTGGAGGTTACAAACGGTTCTCTGCACTCTACCCTTTCTTCAGAACGCAGAAaattctttacaccatcaag GAACTGGAGAGCTTGTCATCGTATCCAGTGGAAATTTTGCCAGGTCTGCTGTATATGGGTGATTACAAGCAAGCGACTACTCCTTTCATGATGAAAGATCTGAAAGTCAGCGCTTTTGTCAACGTGTCTGACCAAAGCAGTATCAT TTTTGAAAAAGGACACCGAAGCATTCTAGACGTGCGAGTGGCAGATACTATGCAGGCTAATTTGTATAGCTCCTTTGACAGGATTTGCATGTTTGTTG TATGTCTTCTGCCCTCATATTACAAACATGACGGTTTCCCCTTTGTTGGCTGGCTTGTGTGA